The following are encoded in a window of Sutcliffiella horikoshii genomic DNA:
- a CDS encoding MFS transporter → MDKQNSNFRWVIFTSVLFTYLIMSSQRTAPGLITDQLMNDFSVTAATVGLVTSIQFFVYTGLQIPMGILADRYGPNFLLILGATLTGIGTMIYSFSTHELVLFVARILTGIGDATIWVNMVLILSLWFNKKEFTRLIGFAGMTGSLGFLLATVPFSVLVALLGWRGAFLIAGILLCLLSIFLYYVLVKKSQQSLIAAPKIQREKTSVIMRRILSDRQAWALFFCHFGIVGGYIGFIGSWAVPYVMDVYGMTRIVASQLIMISLIGALIGAPLIGWISSCLETIKRPYIVFHITVLLCWSIFLLFKEHPPFYLLIILFFIIGFGFGSNSLTFAVVRQSFPITETGIVTGFANTGGFLSAVLLPSIFGYLLDYFQSTSGSISGGYYYGFLTPVIFSIFGLIGVIFMEEKRQNAGRRSNATGVPL, encoded by the coding sequence ATGGACAAACAAAATAGTAATTTCAGATGGGTTATATTTACTTCTGTATTGTTTACATACTTAATAATGTCGAGTCAACGAACGGCTCCAGGATTAATTACAGACCAATTAATGAACGATTTTAGTGTAACAGCAGCAACGGTTGGATTAGTGACAAGTATTCAGTTTTTTGTATACACCGGTCTGCAAATTCCTATGGGCATTTTAGCTGATCGTTATGGACCTAATTTTCTTCTAATTTTAGGGGCAACTCTTACAGGCATAGGTACCATGATTTATAGTTTTAGCACACATGAATTGGTCCTGTTTGTTGCCAGAATCCTAACGGGAATAGGCGATGCGACCATATGGGTAAACATGGTGTTGATTTTAAGCCTATGGTTTAATAAAAAAGAATTTACTCGATTAATTGGGTTTGCAGGAATGACAGGAAGCCTAGGTTTCCTTTTGGCAACTGTTCCTTTCTCTGTATTGGTAGCCTTACTTGGTTGGAGGGGAGCATTTCTTATAGCTGGGATACTCTTATGCTTATTAAGTATTTTCCTTTATTATGTGCTTGTTAAAAAATCACAGCAATCGTTAATTGCAGCCCCAAAAATACAACGTGAAAAAACATCGGTTATAATGCGGAGAATACTTTCGGATCGGCAGGCATGGGCCCTGTTTTTTTGTCACTTTGGGATTGTTGGAGGGTATATAGGGTTTATCGGTTCGTGGGCAGTGCCATATGTAATGGATGTGTATGGAATGACACGCATAGTTGCAAGTCAGCTTATTATGATTAGTCTCATTGGGGCACTCATTGGGGCACCACTAATTGGTTGGATTTCAAGTTGTTTAGAAACTATAAAACGGCCATATATTGTTTTTCATATTACGGTTTTATTGTGTTGGTCCATTTTTCTTTTATTTAAAGAGCATCCACCTTTTTACTTACTGATTATCCTTTTCTTTATTATTGGCTTTGGCTTTGGATCAAACTCCTTAACTTTTGCAGTTGTTCGTCAGTCTTTTCCTATAACAGAAACAGGCATTGTTACTGGGTTTGCGAATACTGGTGGATTTTTAAGTGCAGTATTACTACCAAGTATTTTCGGATATCTGTTGGATTATTTTCAGTCAACTTCAGGTAGTATTAGTGGTGGGT
- a CDS encoding nucleotidyltransferase domain-containing protein, whose translation MGDNEDVWKPLSITEIQNIFSIIPVQWWIAGGWALDIYLQKITRAHDDIDIVILRPDHLILQRHLGRDWEMFIAYKGQLIPWNKNQLLDSHFDNIWVKKKDESTWAFQVMLLDTEVKDWIYKRDNTIRKPIEDIGLESLSGIPFLKPEIQLLYKGGSSVIREKDVIDLGNILPKLNASNRDWLKESLNIQYPQGHEWIELIDSYAKV comes from the coding sequence TTGGGTGATAATGAAGATGTCTGGAAACCTCTTTCTATTACTGAAATTCAAAATATCTTCAGCATAATTCCTGTCCAATGGTGGATTGCTGGTGGGTGGGCTTTAGATATTTATTTACAGAAAATCACTAGGGCTCACGATGATATTGACATTGTTATATTAAGACCAGACCATTTAATTTTACAAAGACATCTGGGTAGGGATTGGGAAATGTTTATAGCATATAAAGGTCAGTTAATACCTTGGAACAAAAATCAATTGCTAGACTCTCATTTTGATAATATCTGGGTAAAGAAAAAAGATGAATCAACATGGGCTTTTCAAGTAATGTTATTGGATACAGAGGTGAAGGATTGGATTTACAAACGAGACAACACAATAAGAAAGCCTATTGAAGATATTGGGTTAGAATCTTTATCTGGAATACCATTTTTAAAACCAGAAATACAACTTCTTTATAAAGGTGGAAGTTCTGTCATTAGAGAGAAAGATGTTATCGATTTAGGAAATATATTACCTAAATTAAATGCTAGCAACCGTGATTGGTTAAAAGAGTCCTTGAATATACAGTACCCTCAGGGACATGAATGGATTGAACTAATAGATTCTTATGCAAAAGTTTGA
- a CDS encoding AAA family ATPase, with the protein MKKILPNRIHIIGSVGSGKTTLARELSSQFNIPFYELDNVVWKRHGGHGEVRRTEKEREDYLNTLIASDSWIVEGVHNEEWVSNSFRNAEIIIFLDINYSVRTYRIIKRFILQKLRLEKSNYKPTLKIFFKMFKWNRYLKRWVNRISTINLGSMVIKY; encoded by the coding sequence TTGAAAAAGATTCTACCTAATAGAATACATATTATAGGTTCAGTTGGAAGTGGAAAGACAACATTAGCAAGAGAATTATCTTCTCAATTTAATATTCCTTTTTATGAATTAGATAATGTTGTTTGGAAAAGGCATGGAGGGCATGGGGAAGTACGAAGAACTGAAAAAGAAAGAGAAGATTATTTAAATACCCTAATTGCTTCTGATAGTTGGATTGTAGAAGGCGTTCATAATGAGGAATGGGTGTCTAATAGTTTTCGAAATGCCGAAATAATAATTTTCTTAGATATAAATTATTCGGTTAGAACTTACCGAATTATAAAGAGATTTATTTTACAAAAACTTAGATTAGAAAAATCTAATTATAAACCAACATTAAAGATATTCTTCAAGATGTTTAAATGGAATAGATATTTGAAGAGGTGGGTAAACCGAATTTCTACAATAAATTTGGGAAGTATGGTGATAAAATATTAG
- a CDS encoding DUF6407 family protein has translation MSTSLNDFVQKTVEAMDHFDKNNMDCVKDVVRDAINFYKLNSYEEVEETNEGTTRSLYIHSMVEENLLSKVVELSVGTDRDLYLEEVYQSFVIRQY, from the coding sequence ATGAGCACAAGTTTAAATGACTTTGTACAAAAGACAGTGGAAGCTATGGACCACTTTGATAAAAACAATATGGACTGCGTCAAAGATGTAGTAAGAGACGCCATTAACTTCTATAAGCTAAACTCTTATGAAGAAGTAGAAGAAACGAATGAAGGTACCACGAGATCTTTGTATATACACTCAATGGTAGAGGAAAATCTTCTATCTAAGGTAGTAGAACTCTCTGTAGGAACCGATAGAGACTTATATTTAGAAGAAGTCTATCAAAGTTTTGTAATAAGACAATATTAG
- a CDS encoding NUDIX hydrolase: MGYIEDLRGIVGHRPLIFVGSVTIIVDELGRLLLQQRKFPLGSWGITGGLMELGESTEDVAKREAFEETGLIVDKLNLINVYSGSQNYIKAENGDEFYVVTVAYYSDAFEGELRVDEAESIKFEFFYPDGLPKNIVKSHKIILDEFLSKHYKKKITT; the protein is encoded by the coding sequence TTGGGATATATTGAAGATTTAAGAGGAATTGTGGGTCATAGACCTTTAATTTTTGTAGGTTCGGTTACTATTATTGTTGATGAACTTGGGAGATTATTATTGCAACAAAGAAAGTTCCCACTTGGATCGTGGGGCATAACAGGTGGTCTAATGGAATTAGGAGAGTCTACTGAAGATGTAGCGAAACGTGAGGCTTTTGAAGAGACTGGTCTAATTGTAGATAAACTAAACCTTATCAATGTTTATTCAGGTTCTCAGAACTATATAAAAGCTGAAAATGGAGATGAGTTTTATGTTGTAACAGTTGCATACTATTCAGATGCTTTTGAAGGAGAGTTAAGAGTTGATGAGGCTGAATCTATTAAATTTGAGTTCTTTTATCCCGATGGACTGCCTAAGAACATAGTGAAAAGCCACAAAATTATACTTGATGAATTTTTATCAAAACATTATAAGAAAAAAATTACGACTTGA
- a CDS encoding serine hydrolase — MNKVIDKLKEIDTGEIGIILFSSKEQRYDTALNSELTVPLASAAKVAIAFCVAKWVEENTYNWEDLVNEISFNPEEDSKELYPHLQNRKSLPLREAVEVMIACHDSYVAKSIVNFCGGWKKLNNSIQSYFPTISVTESPRDIENKGQLNQLLEIVIQIFQGYKTQPLLWTPIINGLVRQKGNVNHIPTHHLNHMTGGLDNVVIDIGIIGDFNKDPFIFAVGAINLPNRFTNQAADKIIMEAMNLLYDEYLKKLDSRT, encoded by the coding sequence TTGAATAAAGTTATTGATAAACTTAAAGAAATAGATACCGGAGAAATAGGAATCATATTATTTTCCAGCAAAGAGCAAAGGTATGATACTGCTTTAAATAGTGAACTCACAGTCCCCCTTGCATCAGCAGCAAAAGTGGCAATAGCATTTTGTGTAGCAAAATGGGTAGAGGAAAATACATATAATTGGGAAGACCTAGTTAATGAGATTTCATTTAATCCAGAAGAAGATAGCAAGGAACTTTATCCTCATCTACAAAATAGAAAATCGCTTCCTTTAAGGGAGGCGGTTGAAGTAATGATTGCTTGTCATGATAGCTATGTTGCTAAAAGTATTGTGAATTTTTGTGGTGGATGGAAAAAGTTAAACAATTCTATCCAATCTTATTTTCCGACAATAAGTGTTACTGAAAGCCCAAGAGATATTGAAAACAAAGGACAGCTAAATCAATTACTTGAAATAGTAATCCAAATCTTTCAGGGCTACAAAACACAACCTCTCCTTTGGACACCAATTATTAATGGCCTGGTTAGACAAAAAGGAAATGTAAACCATATTCCAACACACCATCTAAATCATATGACAGGTGGCTTAGACAATGTTGTGATTGATATTGGCATAATCGGTGACTTCAATAAAGATCCTTTCATTTTTGCAGTAGGGGCTATTAATTTACCTAATAGATTCACAAATCAGGCTGCTGATAAAATAATTATGGAAGCTATGAATCTGCTTTATGATGAATATTTAAAGAAACTAGACAGCCGTACTTAA
- a CDS encoding GNAT family N-acetyltransferase — protein sequence MKFERSNVQNIKIRPLIIDDFEYILEWSKDDTFCSANDWEKNRDVQELYRWWQHCVNNVSEDFIRLGIELDNKLIGYADLACIRVNTAELGIAIGESILWGKGIGFNASICMMDYASKQLDITVFNAETHETNTRSRKMLERIGFKEVSRNGSEQYLGTESQLIQYRLSL from the coding sequence ATGAAATTTGAAAGAAGTAATGTTCAAAATATAAAAATTAGACCTTTAATCATAGATGATTTTGAATATATTTTAGAATGGAGTAAAGATGATACATTTTGTTCAGCAAATGATTGGGAAAAAAATAGAGACGTGCAAGAATTATATAGATGGTGGCAACACTGTGTAAATAATGTATCTGAAGATTTTATTCGGTTGGGAATTGAATTGGATAATAAGTTAATTGGATATGCAGACCTGGCTTGTATTAGAGTAAATACAGCGGAATTAGGCATTGCAATTGGTGAAAGTATACTATGGGGAAAAGGAATCGGATTTAATGCTAGTATATGTATGATGGATTATGCTTCTAAGCAATTAGACATTACAGTTTTTAATGCAGAGACACACGAAACGAATACTCGTTCAAGAAAAATGCTTGAGAGAATAGGGTTTAAGGAAGTTAGTAGAAATGGAAGCGAACAATACTTAGGAACGGAAAGCCAACTAATACAATACAGGCTTTCATTATAG
- a CDS encoding peptidase E: MRQIIALGGGGFSMEPENPLLDEYILSQAKKDLPKVCFVPTASGDQSNYIERFHNAFNLLPCQPSHISLFEPEFNNLEKFVLEQDVIYVGGGNTRNMLLLWKEWGLDKVLKKAYEQGVILAGLSAGAICWFEEGLTDPLNAPLYKLDCLGFLKGSNCPHYDGENKRKPSYHKLILEAQMKEGYAVDDGAALHFVNEILSKSVSSRPKAKSYFIKLINGEITENEINTTYLSI, from the coding sequence ATGAGGCAAATTATAGCTTTGGGTGGAGGAGGTTTTTCAATGGAACCTGAGAACCCACTACTTGATGAATACATTTTATCACAGGCAAAAAAAGATTTACCCAAAGTATGTTTTGTTCCAACCGCTAGCGGAGACCAATCAAATTACATAGAGAGATTTCATAATGCATTTAACCTACTTCCTTGTCAACCTTCTCACATATCTTTATTTGAGCCTGAATTTAATAACTTAGAAAAGTTTGTTCTTGAGCAAGATGTTATATATGTAGGAGGAGGAAATACCAGGAATATGCTTCTTTTATGGAAGGAATGGGGATTAGATAAAGTATTAAAAAAGGCTTATGAACAAGGTGTTATACTAGCTGGTTTAAGTGCTGGAGCAATTTGTTGGTTTGAAGAAGGATTAACTGATCCATTAAATGCACCGTTGTATAAACTAGATTGTTTAGGCTTTTTGAAGGGAAGTAATTGTCCCCATTATGATGGAGAGAACAAAAGAAAGCCTTCATATCACAAATTAATCCTAGAAGCTCAAATGAAAGAAGGATACGCAGTAGACGACGGAGCAGCTCTTCATTTTGTTAATGAAATACTATCAAAGTCTGTTAGTTCAAGACCAAAAGCAAAGTCTTACTTTATTAAATTAATAAATGGTGAAATTACTGAAAATGAGATTAATACAACCTATTTAAGCATTTGA
- a CDS encoding class I SAM-dependent methyltransferase: MESIYNNDDLLKMLDQLLIENSSFNWDNFYTDRDRNVPFFANYPDENLVEYFEKGLFQPGKRVLELGCGPGRNAIFFAENGCVVDAVDLSEEALEWGRQRAEKKNLTVNFSKDNIFNLNKNEESYDIVYDSGCFHHIAPHRRMSYLNLVRKALKPNGLFGITCFKQGGKFGGSDISDWDVYRLRSLQGGLGFTGEKLRSIFNDFREVEVRDMKEIDMSKKIFGVSGLLTGVFRKY; the protein is encoded by the coding sequence ATGGAATCTATTTATAATAATGATGATTTGTTGAAAATGCTAGATCAATTACTAATTGAAAATTCTAGTTTTAACTGGGATAACTTTTATACCGATCGTGATAGGAATGTCCCTTTCTTTGCTAATTATCCTGATGAAAACCTTGTAGAATACTTTGAGAAAGGTCTATTCCAACCAGGGAAAAGAGTTTTAGAATTAGGTTGTGGACCAGGACGGAATGCAATTTTCTTTGCTGAAAATGGATGTGTTGTTGATGCTGTTGATTTATCAGAAGAAGCATTGGAGTGGGGAAGGCAACGTGCAGAAAAGAAGAACTTGACGGTGAATTTTAGTAAGGACAATATATTTAATTTAAACAAAAATGAAGAAAGTTACGATATAGTTTATGATTCAGGATGCTTCCATCATATTGCACCCCACAGAAGAATGAGTTATTTGAATTTAGTTAGAAAAGCATTAAAGCCTAATGGCCTATTTGGCATTACTTGTTTTAAGCAAGGTGGTAAATTTGGAGGAAGCGATATTTCAGATTGGGATGTTTATAGATTGCGAAGTCTTCAGGGAGGTTTAGGTTTTACAGGGGAAAAATTAAGGAGTATTTTTAATGATTTTAGAGAAGTAGAAGTGCGTGATATGAAAGAAATAGATATGTCCAAAAAAATTTTTGGTGTATCAGGTTTGTTAACTGGTGTTTTTCGAAAATATTAA
- a CDS encoding alpha/beta fold hydrolase translates to MNCKVKMGNIFYEVIGEGFPIIILHSIGTDHRSMKEWIEPIFKKINGYQRVYIDLPAHGNSDIDINLKSTDDMLTNILDFIDTSFLGMKFSLIGSSFGGYLAQGILHFRQNHVKSICLLAPVLHLIERTLPEKVVIEKDGNLLSALDSDLRSAFETLFVYQNKESLDCFLSEIQPGRILANKDFLTSDWREKGYFFSEEPFQGVSSLRQQALIILGKQDNICGYKDYDYLLNKFPSSTYVILNKAGHMLHIEKRQVVQQLVEDWLCE, encoded by the coding sequence ATGAATTGTAAAGTTAAAATGGGTAATATTTTTTATGAAGTTATTGGTGAAGGGTTTCCGATAATAATTCTTCATTCTATTGGAACTGATCACCGTTCCATGAAAGAGTGGATAGAGCCAATTTTCAAGAAGATTAATGGGTACCAAAGGGTCTATATAGATTTACCAGCCCATGGAAATAGTGATATTGATATAAATCTAAAATCAACAGATGATATGCTTACAAATATTTTAGATTTTATAGATACATCATTTCTTGGGATGAAATTTTCATTGATAGGTTCTTCATTTGGAGGTTATTTAGCTCAGGGAATTTTGCACTTTAGGCAAAACCATGTAAAGAGTATATGTTTACTTGCACCCGTTCTTCATTTAATAGAAAGGACGCTACCTGAAAAAGTGGTCATAGAAAAGGATGGAAATTTACTAAGTGCATTGGACTCGGATTTAAGGAGTGCATTTGAAACACTATTTGTTTATCAAAATAAAGAAAGTCTCGACTGTTTTTTGAGTGAAATTCAACCTGGGCGTATATTAGCTAACAAAGATTTCTTAACATCAGACTGGAGAGAAAAGGGGTACTTTTTCTCTGAAGAACCTTTTCAAGGTGTATCAAGTTTGAGGCAACAAGCATTAATAATTCTTGGAAAACAAGACAACATCTGCGGATATAAAGATTATGATTATTTACTTAATAAATTTCCTTCTTCAACATATGTTATTTTAAATAAAGCAGGACACATGCTTCATATTGAAAAACGTCAGGTAGTACAACAACTAGTTGAAGACTGGTTATGTGAATGA
- a CDS encoding phosphotransferase family protein: MSLTKERIEILQKRILLVLNKQDNWNVKMIKFLNNGVVNAVFILKEESRGILIARTPWRLDESIGNLHSNEDVASLNKEATIAKHCFNHGLKVPRVIYLHLSKEINFLVSEYIHGDESTISAADIGNLVSAIHKTPLKGLSIIDQENRSFYNIVSSRIVERVSTLNKLLSTNLTVPSIKEIEETLVMTKTDHCLIHLDIRTPNIIRYKGEIKAVIDWDNAFIGDPLMELMRILETREIDILEFQKGYNNDNILISSSLPNSTLYRLDTALMLAILFTTYIKDNVKGQYYLQRSYYLSNSLKRSL, encoded by the coding sequence ATGAGCCTTACGAAGGAAAGAATTGAAATTTTGCAAAAAAGAATCTTGTTGGTTTTGAATAAACAAGATAATTGGAACGTTAAAATGATTAAGTTTCTAAACAATGGTGTTGTAAATGCAGTATTTATTTTGAAAGAGGAGAGTCGAGGAATCTTGATTGCCAGAACTCCATGGAGGCTGGACGAGTCAATTGGAAATCTCCATTCGAATGAAGATGTAGCTTCGCTAAATAAAGAAGCAACTATCGCAAAACATTGTTTCAATCATGGTTTAAAAGTCCCCAGAGTAATTTATCTTCACTTGAGCAAAGAAATTAACTTTCTTGTTTCAGAATATATACACGGTGATGAAAGTACGATCTCTGCAGCTGATATCGGAAATCTCGTCTCAGCTATACATAAAACACCGCTTAAAGGCTTGAGCATAATTGATCAGGAAAACCGTTCCTTTTATAATATTGTGTCAAGCAGGATTGTGGAAAGAGTCAGCACATTAAATAAACTCCTATCAACTAATTTAACTGTACCATCCATAAAAGAAATTGAGGAAACTTTGGTTATGACAAAAACAGACCATTGCCTCATTCACCTTGATATAAGAACTCCAAATATTATTAGATACAAAGGGGAAATAAAAGCAGTCATAGATTGGGATAATGCATTTATAGGTGATCCGTTAATGGAGTTAATGAGAATTTTAGAAACGCGTGAAATAGACATCTTGGAATTTCAAAAAGGGTATAATAATGATAATATACTAATTTCTTCTTCACTGCCAAATAGTACTTTATATCGACTTGATACGGCTTTAATGCTTGCAATTTTATTTACAACCTACATTAAAGATAATGTTAAAGGACAGTATTACCTTCAAAGGTCTTATTATTTAAGTAACTCATTAAAAAGAAGTCTATAA
- a CDS encoding MBL fold metallo-hydrolase, which yields MKYYFEKITDHVYGFLLWDESWNSYNNCYLVMGDNGYTLIDSGKEEHFDYLEASMKEINLNKEEIFAFIATHGHKDHIGGLSFLENIKSYIHSEDLSLVPEKLKTNLTGTLPENGAAFNGLECILLGHHTPGSVALFHQESGALFCGDHLCFFGEPLPNEKVAGNGKEMKDKYVKFISDWAKNEEMRSKHHFELFMEGLKKLREIRPSILCTGHGVVIRDDVDSFLSGLIQSQFV from the coding sequence TTGAAATACTACTTTGAAAAAATAACGGATCATGTGTATGGCTTTCTCTTATGGGATGAATCGTGGAATTCCTATAATAACTGTTATTTGGTTATGGGAGATAATGGCTACACACTTATTGATTCTGGTAAAGAGGAGCACTTTGATTACCTAGAAGCCTCCATGAAAGAAATCAATCTAAATAAAGAGGAGATTTTCGCATTCATAGCTACGCACGGTCATAAAGACCACATCGGCGGACTTTCCTTTTTAGAAAACATAAAAAGTTATATTCATAGTGAAGATCTCAGCCTAGTGCCGGAAAAACTGAAAACCAATCTTACAGGAACGCTCCCTGAAAATGGTGCAGCTTTCAACGGGTTGGAGTGTATCCTCTTAGGTCATCATACTCCAGGCTCTGTTGCTCTTTTTCATCAAGAAAGTGGTGCGCTATTTTGTGGCGACCACCTTTGTTTCTTTGGTGAGCCTTTGCCAAATGAAAAAGTTGCGGGCAATGGGAAAGAAATGAAGGATAAATATGTAAAGTTCATCTCGGACTGGGCAAAAAACGAGGAGATGAGAAGTAAGCACCATTTTGAGTTGTTTATGGAAGGGCTTAAGAAACTTAGGGAGATCAGGCCAAGTATCCTCTGTACAGGGCATGGGGTTGTAATTAGGGATGATGTGGATTCTTTCTTATCAGGCCTCATCCAGAGCCAGTTTGTATAG